Proteins encoded by one window of Cyprinus carpio isolate SPL01 chromosome B6, ASM1834038v1, whole genome shotgun sequence:
- the LOC109069951 gene encoding protein lyl-1-like, translated as MMEKNEPPISPSVLQPVSPARSSSPDANVVRDAVEPETDPRQSPPAASSPSLPPNIPVISLAHSKPPLPRLSMLRLSLLPPALLQTHPFISSSVLGPSGSFGIFGNARMKRRPSTHFELELSDGPPQKLARSVFTNSRERWRQQNVNGAFSELRTLIPTHPPDKKLSKNEILRLAMKYISFLVQLLKDQSSGQCENRGSTASSGSSCYGDTDSEDSTGTCGIQTKHSGDITEEVQEQILMVTASSYQR; from the exons ATGATGGAGAAGAACGAGCCGCCCATCTCTCCGTCTGTCCTGCAGCCCGTCAGTCCAGCTCGCTCGAGTTCCCCCGATGCTAACGTGGTTCGAGATGCAGTTGAACCCGAGACGGACCCCCGCCAGAGCCCCCCCGCCGCCTCCTCGCCGTCCCTCCCGCCCAACATCCCAGTCATCAGCCTGGCTCACAGCAAACCGCCGCTGCCTCGGCTCTCCATGCTGCGCCTGTCCCTGCTGCCTCCGGCCCTCCTGCAGACGCACCCCTTCATCAGCAG cTCTGTCCTCGGACCGTCGGGAAGCTTTGGGATCTTCGGGAACGCTCGTATGAAGAGACGCCCGTCCACACACTTCGAACTGGAGCTCAGTGACG GTCCTCCTCAGAAGTTGGCTCGGAGTGTCTTCACGAACAGCCGCGAGCGCTGGCGGCAGCAGAACGTGAACGGAGCTTTCTCCGAGCTCCGCACACTCATCCCGACCCACCCTCCTGACAAGAAGCTCAGCAAGAACGAGATCCTGCGCCTGGCCATGAAGTACATCAGCTTCCTGGTGCAGCTGCTGAAGGACCAGAGCAGCGGTCAGTGTGAGAACAGAGGCTCCACGGCCTCCTCGGGCTCCAGCTGTTACGGTGACACGGACAGCGAGGACAGCACGGGGACCTGCGGCATCCAGACCAAACACAGCGGAGACATCACGGAGGAGGTCCAGGAACAGATACTGATGGTCACTGCGAGCAGCTACCAGCGCTGA
- the LOC109069346 gene encoding GTPase IMAP family member 8-like, with translation MECHLPPPTSPGLCVTSLTREETHTRISRERDGHTHMDSSDQGVSGRCPSELCLVLVGSISCGKTMTADTLLGQRSAPGPSASSRVSQIRSGLSAGRRLTVVETPRWYWRGQEMEAHIQEETLRFLGSSAPGPFVLLILIPIGEFTEVERRIPDQLERMFGPSVLAHALVLLTCGEFLMGRGLDQYLGKEAGLQELVRRCHGRCHVIMNRRPDDRQQVLALLEKVEQMMQRNGGFHLETHGRDVRAKQTQINTLEETGSDVMTERRLINGLQCEETDARHTPLEENPSFKLRAHHSSNKVWDGSDSLDSSDPLDDSSLPELRLVLLGRCGSGKSAAGNIILGREEFDLTADSQRCVKTRALVEDTRVSVVDTPDWFQSERSSEEVKAQISSCVALLAPGPHAFLLCVPVDRPAHSELSALSTLEKTLGPDAVRRHTMVIFTRAELLPDAAEVEQVEEYIASRRPEMLELVQRCGDRYHVLQSGGAKELLEKVQQTVRESGADFYSTSLFQQKQIPTVRRDRERLNPSRALDALKEEEEEVTSTARSECLDSAPLHSAPKLLAAGALMGAALGVFLAGAVGGAVGAVLGSVLAEVGRQRLNKHKTE, from the exons ATGGAGTGCCATCTTCCTCCACCCACGAGTCCAGGGCTGTGTGTGACATCTCTGACACGAGAGGAGACACACACTCGGAtcagcagagagagagacggacacacacacatggattCCTCTGATCAGG GCGTCTCTGGCCGCTGCCCGTCCGAGCTGTGTCTGGTTCTGGTGGGCAGCATCAGCTGTGGGAAGACCATGACCGCGGACACCCTGCTGGGTCAGCGCTCGGCCCCGGGCCCCTCGGCCTCGTCCCGCGTGAGTCAGATCCGGAGCGGGCTGTCGGCGGGCCGGCGGCTGACGGTCGTGGAGACCCCTCGCTGGTACTGGCGTGGTCAGGAGATGGAGGCCCACATCCAGGAGGAGACCCTGCGCTTCCTCGGCTCCAGCGCTCCCGGGCCCTTcgtcctcctcatcctcatccccATCGGGGAGTTCACGGAGGTGGAGCGGCGCATCCCGGATCAGCTGGAGCGCATGTTCGGGCCGTCGGTGCTGGCTCACGCGCTGGTGCTGCTCACCTGTGGAGAATTCCTGATGGGCCGCGGTCTGGACCAGTACCTCGGGAAGGAGGCGGGGCTGCAGGAGCTGGTGAGGAGGTGCCACGGCCGCTGCCACGTGATCATGAACCGCAGACCTGACGACAGACAGCAGGTCCTCGCTCTGCTGGAGAAG GTGGAGCAGATGATGCAGAGGAACGGAGGATTTCACCTGGAGACACACGGGAGAGACGTCAGAGcgaaacaaacacaaatcaacaCGCTTGAagagacaggaagtgatgtaatgaCTGAGAGACGCCTGATCAACGGGCTTCAGTGTGAGGAAACAGACGCCCGACACACACCGCTGGAGGAAAACCCGAGCTTCAAACTCAGAG CCCATCACAGTTCTAACAAGGTTTGGGATGGCAGTGACTCTCTAGATTCCTCTGATCCTCTGGACGACTCTTCTCTGCCCGAGCTGAGGCTGGTTCTGCTGGGTCGGTGTGGTTCTGGGAAGAGTGCGGCCGGGAACATCATTCTGGGTCGTGAGGAGTTTGATCTGACGGCGGACTCTCAGCGGTGTGTGAAGACCCGAGCGCTCGTGGAGGACACACGG GTGTCAGTGGTGGACACACCGGACTGGTTTCAGTCGGAGAGATCTTCTGAGGAGGTGAAAGCTCAGATCTCCTCATGTGTGGCCCTGCTGGCCCCGGGCCCTCATGCGTTCCTGCTCTGCGTCCCCGTTGACCGTCCGGCTCATTCCGAGCTGTCTGCGCTGAGCACGCTGGAGAAAACCCTTGGACCGGACGCCGTCCGCCGGCACACGATGGTCATCTTCACGCGCGCGGAGCTGCTGCCGGACGCAGCGGaggtggagcaggtggaggagtaCATCGCTTCCCGGCGGCCGGAGATGCTGGAGCTGGTGCAGAGATGCGGCGATCGATATCACGTCCTGCAGAGCGGCGGAGCGAAGGAGCTGCTGGAGAAGGTGCAGCAGACGGTGAGGGAGAGCGGAGCAGACTTCTACAGCACCTCGCTCTTCCAGCAGAAGCAGATCCCGACCGTcaggagagacagagagcgaCTGAACCCCTCGCGCGCTCTGGACGCTctgaaggaggaagaggaggaagtgACGTCCACGGCGAGGAGCGAGTGTCTGGACTCGGCTCCGCTCCACTCCGCTCCGAAGCTGCTGGCCGCCGGGGCTCTGATGGGAGCGGCGCTCGGTGTGTTCCTCGCAGGAGCTGTAGGAGGCGCTGTCGGAGCCGTGCTGGGATCGGTGCTCGCTGAGGTCGGGAGACAGAGactcaacaaacacaaaacagagtAA
- the bglapl gene encoding LOW QUALITY PROTEIN: bone gamma-carboxyglutamate (gla) protein, like (The sequence of the model RefSeq protein was modified relative to this genomic sequence to represent the inferred CDS: substituted 1 base at 1 genomic stop codon), which produces MKTLSLLSVCALLSVCASMGVYTYPXSTYKPTAELPPTGAPADSDSSSASSSASDSDSASSESDSTSDSTSDSTSDSASDSASDSSSSSSESNSVSAEGTPAPHVLLKRDVAASLLRHRRAGAPAAKLSPQQLESLREVCEVNLDCEHMAETTGIIAAYTAYYGPIPY; this is translated from the exons ATGAAGACTCTGAGCCTCCTGAGCGTCTGCGCTCTGCTGTCTGTCTGCGCATCTATGGGAG tgtACACATACCCCTAATCAACCTACAAACCAACAGCCGAACTTCCTCCCACCGGAGCTCCAGCTGACTCTGACTCTTCCTCTGCATCCTCATCTGCCTCAGACTCCGACTCCGCTTCCTCTGAGTCCGACTCCACATCCGACTCCACATCCGACTCCACATCAGATTCCGCCTCAGATTCCGCCTCAGATTCTTCATCTTCCTCGTCTGAATCAAACTCCGTCAGCGCTGAAG GAACTCCTGCCCCTCACGTGCTGCTGAAGAGAGATGTGGCAGCTTCACTGCTGCGCCACCGGAGAGCCGGAGCTCCTGCGGCCAAACTGAGCCCTCAGCAGCTGGAGAg TTTGCGAGAGGTGTGTGAAGTGAATCTGGACTGTGAACACATGGCTGAAACCACCGGGATCATAGCAGCTTATACGGCATATTATGGACCAATCccatactaa